TTGATAAGGTGGTAACTTCCATTGAATCAGACTGGTCGCGGTCTCAAGTCCAAAATTGGGTAAAAGACGGCATGGTAACGGTCAACGGCAAAACCGTCAAGACCAATTACAAATGCAGTGCAGGGGATATTATCTCCATCACGATTCCTGAACCGACAATCTTGGATGTTGAAGCAGAAGAGATGAATCTTGATATTGTCTTTGAGGATTCCGACGTTCTAGTCGTGAATAAGCCAAGAGGAATGGTGGTTCATCCGGCTCCTGGAAATTATTCAGGTACTCTCGTTAATGGTCTCATGGCCCATTGCAAGGATTTATCAGGTATAAACGGAGTTCTTCGGCCTGGCATCGTCCATCGTATTGACAAAGATACCACGGGTCTTTTGATGGTTGCTAAAAATGATATGGCCCATGAATCTTTAGTGAGCCAGCTAAAAGCAAAGACGACGACACGGAAATACAAAGCCATTGTTCATGGCGTCATGCCTCATGACAAGGGAACCATTGATGCACCGATCGGGCGTGATAAAAGTGACCGCCAAAAGATGACGGTTACGGATGAAAACAGCAGAGACGCGGTAACCCATTTTAATGTTCTGGAAAAGTTCAATGATTTCACATTTGTTGAATGCCAGCTGGAAACAGGCAGAACACACCAGATTCGTGTGCATCTGAAATATATCGGTTTTCCTCTTGCAGGAGATCCGAAGTATGGGCCCAAAAAAACGCTTGATATCAATGGACAGGCCCTCCATGCAGGTTTGCTCGGTTTTGAACATCCTCGCACAAAGGAATATATGGAATTTGAAGTACCTCTTCCAAAAGATATGGAACAGCTGCTTGACAATCTTCGACGGAAATTGGGTTGACAGGGTCCTTCCTTTCTGTAATAATAGGGTCAAATGAATAGTCCTTTAACAACAGTCCCGTGAGGCTGAGAAGGAAAACGGATTTAGGCTCCAGGCCTAACCATGTCCTCTCGCCCATACGGTGAGGGGATTTTTTTATGGGCCGCTTAAAGGATAAACATTAACGAACAAAAAAGAAGGTGACAAGTCATGCAAAAGGCAGTCATTATGGACGATCAGGCGATCCGCCGGGCACTGACAAGGATTGCTCATGAAATCATTGAACGGAACAAAGGAATTGAAAATGTGGTCCTGGTAGGCATTAAAACAAGAGGTGAATATTTGGCGAAGCGCCTTGCAGAACGAATTCAGAACATTGAGGGCAAACCAGTCAAGGTGGGAGACATCGATATCACCCTTTACCGTGACGACCTTAAAGTTAAGACCGAGAATCTTGAACCTGAATTAAAAGGAACGGATATTCCTGTGGATATTGCCAATAAAAAAGTAATATTGGTGGATGATGTTCTGTTCACAGGCAGAACGGTAAGAGCGGCGATGGATGCCGTCATGGACATCGGCCGCCCTGCTTCGATCCAGCTGGCTGTCCTCATCGACAGAGGCCACCGCGAACTGCCGATAAGGGCTGATTATGTCGGCAAGAATGTACCAACATCAAATAATGAAATCATTTCTGCCTCCTTAGCAGAGGTCGATGGAGCTGATGAAGTATCCATCCACGAAAACAATAAATAGCGCACGTCCCTTTAAATCGAGTCCAGAGAGACTAGCAAGGGAGGAATGGATAGACAGGCTGCACAAATAGGCAGACCTGTGTATTCAGCACAACCTCCTTCACTTGCAAAGGAGGTATTTTTTATGGATAAAAACAGAAATAACGAAAATACAGATCAACAGGAAACACGCCATGCCATACTGGATGTGCGTGAAGTACCGAAAATTCACCAATGGCTGACGTTAAGCCTGCAGCACCTATTTGCCATGTTCGGTGCTACGGTTCTTGTACCATTCCTGGTTAAACTGGATCCAGGGGTCGCACTGGTCTCAAGCGGTTTGGCAACATTGGCATACTTGCTGGTGACAAAAGGCCAGATTCCCGCTTACCTTGGTTCATCCTTTGCGTTCATCACTCCAATCATTTCCGTTAAAATGCTGGGCGGACCTGAAGCCGCGATGGTCGGAAGCTTTCTTGCTGGGCTTGTTTACGGAGCAGTAGCTTTGATCATTAAAACAAGCGGGTTGAAATGGCTGATGAGAATTATGCCCCCCGTTGTAGTCGGTCCTGTCATTATCGTCATTGGACTGGGGCTCGCCAATACAGCAGTTAAAATGGCAATGAACAATCCACATACAAATGAGTATAGCTTGTCCTACTTTTCAGTCGCTTTGTTCACACTGGCTGTCACGATCGTTTGCTCGATGTATTTAAAAGGAATCTTTGGAATCATTCCCATCCTGATCGGTATCATCGCCGGATATCTCTTTGCCTTTGCGAGAGGGATGGTGGATTTGTCGAAAGTAAAGCAAGCTAGTCTCATCGATGCACCTGACTTCATGTTTCCGTTTGTATCCTACACACCGCATTTTTCCTGGTCGATCGCATTTATCATGATGCCGGTGGCTACAGTTACTATCGCAGAGCATATCGGGCATCAGCTTGTACTGAGCAAGGTTGTCGGCCGAAACTTTTTAGAAAAACCAGGTCTGCATCGCTCCATCCTCGGTGACGGCATCGGGGTAATGATCGGTTCTTTCATAGGTGGACCCCCAGTGACCACATATGGTGAAAACATAGGAGTCTTGGCCATCACGAGAGTGTTCTCCGTTTTTGTTATCGGGGGAGCTGCAGTGACGGCCATCTGCTTCGGGTTCTCAGGAAAGGTCACTGCACTTATCAGCTCCGTACCAACACCGGTCATGGGGGGTGTTTCCATACTCCTCTTTGGGATTATTGCTTCATCGGGGCTCAGGATGCTGATTGATAATCAAATTGATTTTGGAAACAAACGAAATCTGATCATCTCTTCCGTTATCCTTGTTACAGGGATCGGGGGAGCGGTCCTCCAATTTAGTGAAACTCTGCAGATCACCGGCATGGCGCTGGCCACTATGATCGGTGTGTTCTTAAACCTGGTCCTTCCAGGACGTGAAGATGATTCTGAACTACTGAATAAGATGTTCGGAGTATCTGAAAACGACCCAGCTGCATAATGAACACCTTTTAAATGAGTCCGAGAGGCTTAGAAGGGTGAACCAGTATGAAGAGCGTATGCGCTTCTTCAAATCTGGCTGCACCCTGACAAGAAAACGTCAGGGTGTTTTTTTAGGAAAATTTCAAAAGGAGCTGATCGTATGAAAAATTTACTCACGATGAAAGATCTGTCAGTTCTAGAGATCGAACAGATCCTGCATGATGCACACGCGTTTGCCAAAGGGG
This genomic stretch from Fictibacillus marinisediminis harbors:
- a CDS encoding RluA family pseudouridine synthase, which translates into the protein MEHIEVKIEEEQQSERIDKVVTSIESDWSRSQVQNWVKDGMVTVNGKTVKTNYKCSAGDIISITIPEPTILDVEAEEMNLDIVFEDSDVLVVNKPRGMVVHPAPGNYSGTLVNGLMAHCKDLSGINGVLRPGIVHRIDKDTTGLLMVAKNDMAHESLVSQLKAKTTTRKYKAIVHGVMPHDKGTIDAPIGRDKSDRQKMTVTDENSRDAVTHFNVLEKFNDFTFVECQLETGRTHQIRVHLKYIGFPLAGDPKYGPKKTLDINGQALHAGLLGFEHPRTKEYMEFEVPLPKDMEQLLDNLRRKLG
- a CDS encoding solute carrier family 23 protein is translated as MDKNRNNENTDQQETRHAILDVREVPKIHQWLTLSLQHLFAMFGATVLVPFLVKLDPGVALVSSGLATLAYLLVTKGQIPAYLGSSFAFITPIISVKMLGGPEAAMVGSFLAGLVYGAVALIIKTSGLKWLMRIMPPVVVGPVIIVIGLGLANTAVKMAMNNPHTNEYSLSYFSVALFTLAVTIVCSMYLKGIFGIIPILIGIIAGYLFAFARGMVDLSKVKQASLIDAPDFMFPFVSYTPHFSWSIAFIMMPVATVTIAEHIGHQLVLSKVVGRNFLEKPGLHRSILGDGIGVMIGSFIGGPPVTTYGENIGVLAITRVFSVFVIGGAAVTAICFGFSGKVTALISSVPTPVMGGVSILLFGIIASSGLRMLIDNQIDFGNKRNLIISSVILVTGIGGAVLQFSETLQITGMALATMIGVFLNLVLPGREDDSELLNKMFGVSENDPAA
- the pyrR gene encoding bifunctional pyr operon transcriptional regulator/uracil phosphoribosyltransferase PyrR, with amino-acid sequence MQKAVIMDDQAIRRALTRIAHEIIERNKGIENVVLVGIKTRGEYLAKRLAERIQNIEGKPVKVGDIDITLYRDDLKVKTENLEPELKGTDIPVDIANKKVILVDDVLFTGRTVRAAMDAVMDIGRPASIQLAVLIDRGHRELPIRADYVGKNVPTSNNEIISASLAEVDGADEVSIHENNK